A part of Thermomicrobiales bacterium genomic DNA contains:
- a CDS encoding universal stress protein produces MTTLPTIRNILVPLDGSRLAEASLAPARAIALATGATVTLLHVLEDDAPELVHGEPHLTEEHESASYLADAARRWNGHTVFEQHVHPNPEHDIAASIAEHAAELDADLIAITTHGGGALHDLLFGSIAQNVLRRTDRPVLITRPEYVSGSRFICRRVAVTLDRTPKAAEALPLARSIATAFGAGLTLITVVPTLASIRGERAVPATMLPTATSALLDMQVNEAAAYLANLRDEIGDPATVALVRRGDVAGEIAAAVQETSSNLLFLSTHAKSGLEGIVSGSVAAKVLGRVREPVVLLRASKTPAE; encoded by the coding sequence ATGACGACGCTGCCGACGATTCGCAACATCCTCGTTCCGCTGGATGGCTCACGTCTGGCCGAGGCATCGCTTGCCCCCGCGCGAGCGATTGCGCTGGCCACCGGCGCAACTGTCACGCTGCTGCATGTGCTGGAGGATGATGCACCGGAGCTCGTCCATGGCGAGCCGCACCTGACTGAGGAGCATGAGTCTGCCAGCTACCTGGCCGACGCCGCGCGGCGCTGGAACGGCCACACCGTCTTCGAGCAGCATGTCCACCCGAACCCGGAGCACGACATCGCCGCCAGCATCGCCGAGCACGCAGCCGAGCTGGATGCTGACCTGATCGCGATTACCACGCACGGCGGCGGCGCCTTGCACGATCTGCTATTCGGCAGCATTGCCCAGAATGTGCTGCGACGCACTGACAGACCGGTCCTCATCACCAGGCCGGAGTATGTCAGTGGATCTCGATTTATTTGCAGACGTGTTGCGGTGACGCTGGATCGCACGCCAAAGGCCGCCGAGGCGCTGCCGCTGGCGCGAAGCATTGCCACGGCGTTCGGTGCGGGGCTGACACTGATCACGGTTGTACCGACGCTGGCTTCCATTCGTGGCGAACGCGCGGTGCCCGCAACGATGTTGCCAACAGCGACATCGGCACTGCTCGACATGCAGGTCAATGAGGCCGCAGCCTACCTCGCCAACCTGCGGGATGAGATTGGTGACCCGGCGACCGTCGCGCTGGTTCGGCGCGGCGATGTCGCCGGTGAGATTGCTGCTGCCGTCCAGGAGACCAGCTCGAATCTGCTGTTCCTCAGCACGCACGCCAAGTCAGGGCTGGAGGGCATTGTCTCCGGCAGTGTCGCTGCGAAGGTACTCGGTCGCGTCCGCGAGCCAGTCGTGCTGTTACGCGCGTCGAAGACTCCGGCTGAATAA
- a CDS encoding Nramp family divalent metal transporter — MPDERYGTTPQSAATTDASPVNRETPAGRRYAGEIISGHADTDTIATASEVLAGASGKHPLRRILPFLGPAFIAAIAYVDPGNFATNIEAGASYGYMLIWVVIASNLMAVLVQSLSAKLGIATGHNLAELIGSEYPRPVVFALWLLAEVVAMATDLAEFLGAAVGLNLLFGIPLLPAGILTGIVTFGILGMQHYGFRPLEAVITGFVGVIAGCYIVELFLGKPDFGATMDAIVMPQLSGTDSVLLASGILGATVMPHVIYLHSALTQDRIVAQNAEQRRRLFRFELIDVFIAMGVAGFVNAAMLLMAAVTFHGTDLVSEGDDLILRAYETLTPLLGGSASVIFGVSLLAAGLSSSTVGTMSGQVIMRGFLGWQVPLWFRRTITMVPALLVIGLGIKATRTLVISQVILSFGIPFALVPLVRFTQRRDLMGDMTNRLITTIAASIVAALIIALNLFLLYETFFGS, encoded by the coding sequence ATGCCGGACGAACGCTACGGGACGACGCCACAATCTGCCGCCACGACAGACGCCTCCCCGGTCAACCGAGAAACGCCTGCTGGTCGACGCTACGCTGGTGAAATCATCAGCGGGCATGCCGACACTGACACGATCGCCACCGCATCCGAAGTCCTCGCCGGCGCGAGCGGGAAGCACCCGTTGCGCCGCATTCTGCCGTTCCTCGGTCCGGCGTTCATCGCCGCGATCGCCTACGTTGATCCGGGCAACTTCGCAACGAATATCGAGGCCGGTGCGTCCTACGGGTACATGCTCATCTGGGTCGTCATCGCGTCGAACCTGATGGCGGTGCTGGTCCAGTCGCTGTCGGCGAAGTTGGGCATCGCGACCGGCCACAATCTTGCCGAGCTGATCGGCAGCGAGTATCCCCGCCCGGTTGTGTTCGCGCTGTGGTTGCTGGCGGAGGTCGTCGCGATGGCGACCGACCTGGCCGAATTCCTCGGCGCGGCGGTCGGACTGAACCTGCTGTTCGGCATCCCCCTGCTGCCGGCCGGCATCCTGACCGGCATCGTCACCTTTGGCATCCTCGGCATGCAGCACTACGGGTTCCGACCGCTGGAGGCGGTGATCACCGGGTTTGTCGGTGTCATCGCTGGTTGCTACATCGTCGAGCTGTTTCTGGGCAAGCCGGACTTCGGCGCGACGATGGACGCAATCGTCATGCCGCAACTGTCGGGCACCGATAGCGTGCTGCTGGCATCCGGTATCCTCGGCGCGACGGTGATGCCGCACGTCATCTATCTGCACTCGGCGCTAACGCAGGATCGCATCGTCGCGCAAAACGCCGAGCAGCGCCGCCGCCTCTTCCGCTTCGAGCTGATCGATGTCTTCATCGCGATGGGGGTCGCCGGGTTTGTGAACGCGGCGATGCTGCTGATGGCGGCCGTCACGTTCCACGGCACCGATCTGGTGTCCGAGGGCGACGATCTGATCCTGCGCGCCTACGAAACACTGACACCACTGCTCGGCGGCTCGGCCAGCGTAATCTTCGGCGTCTCGCTGCTGGCTGCCGGCCTGTCGTCATCGACCGTCGGCACGATGTCCGGCCAGGTCATCATGCGCGGGTTCCTCGGCTGGCAGGTGCCGCTCTGGTTTCGACGCACGATCACGATGGTGCCGGCGCTGCTGGTGATCGGGCTGGGGATCAAGGCGACACGAACGCTGGTCATCAGCCAGGTGATCCTCTCGTTCGGCATCCCCTTCGCGCTGGTGCCGCTGGTACGCTTTACCCAACGCCGCGATCTGATGGGCGATATGACCAATCGCCTGATAACGACCATCGCCGCCAGCATTGTGGCGGCGCTGATTATCGCGCTCAACCTGTTCCTGCTGTACGAGACGTTCTTCGGATCATGA
- the modA gene encoding molybdate ABC transporter substrate-binding protein: protein MRETRRRAFVLFGVLLLAMILAACGGDDADPTSTTAPAATTVPATATIAAAATVAPTEAPTEALAEPTAEATVAEATATTAAPTATTAAPTATTEPPAAALTGKLTVFAAASLTDAFTQIGDSLKADNPDLEIEFNFAGSQALVTQLGQGAHAEVFASADTKQMGAAQDESVIANDPVIFTHNRLTIIVPADNPGGIQTPADLAKSGLKIVFANEEVPVGRYTGQVLDLMSADPAFGADFRSQVEANIVSLEENVKQVVTKVQLGEADAGIVYSSDVTPAVRDDVATIDIPDDLNVIAEYPIALVVDGDATLGQAFIDAVLSEAGQQALADNGFR, encoded by the coding sequence ATGAGGGAAACGAGACGACGGGCGTTTGTCCTGTTTGGTGTGTTGCTATTGGCGATGATCCTCGCCGCCTGTGGCGGTGATGACGCCGATCCGACATCAACGACGGCACCAGCGGCGACGACCGTACCGGCGACCGCGACGATTGCTGCGGCAGCTACCGTCGCCCCAACCGAGGCCCCAACTGAGGCTCTAGCCGAGCCGACTGCCGAAGCGACCGTTGCTGAAGCAACGGCCACGACGGCTGCCCCGACGGCGACAACCGCTGCTCCGACAGCTACGACTGAGCCGCCGGCCGCCGCACTGACCGGCAAGCTGACTGTCTTCGCCGCCGCTTCGCTCACCGATGCGTTCACCCAGATCGGCGACAGCCTGAAGGCGGATAACCCCGACCTCGAGATCGAGTTCAACTTCGCCGGTTCGCAGGCGCTGGTGACCCAGCTCGGCCAGGGCGCGCACGCCGAAGTCTTTGCCTCGGCTGACACGAAGCAGATGGGTGCCGCGCAGGACGAGAGCGTCATCGCCAACGATCCGGTCATCTTCACCCACAACCGGCTGACGATCATCGTGCCGGCCGACAACCCGGGCGGTATCCAGACGCCGGCCGATCTGGCGAAGTCTGGCCTGAAGATCGTGTTTGCCAACGAGGAAGTGCCGGTCGGTCGCTACACCGGCCAGGTGCTGGACCTGATGAGTGCTGATCCTGCCTTCGGCGCGGACTTCCGCTCGCAGGTCGAGGCCAACATCGTCTCGCTGGAAGAAAACGTCAAGCAGGTCGTCACAAAAGTGCAGCTCGGTGAGGCAGACGCCGGTATTGTCTACTCGTCGGACGTCACTCCCGCCGTTCGCGATGATGTCGCGACGATCGATATCCCCGACGATCTGAACGTCATCGCCGAATATCCGATCGCGCTGGTCGTCGACGGTGATGCCACTCTCGGGCAGGCGTTCATTGACGCGGTCCTGTCAGAAGCTGGGCAGCAGGCGCTGGCCGACAACGGCTTCCGCTAA